CTTTATAAGATGTAATTTTGTATTTGTAAGAACAGAAGTTCTTCCTATATTTCCTGTATTATAAGGTATTTCAGGATTTAATAAAACTATATTCAAAGTAATTCCTCCTTAAAAATTTATATACATATAATTATAACATAGATTTTGAAAATTATCAGTAATATTTTGACAAGAGAGAAGAGGTAAAGTATAATATTTATGTAGACAATAAAGAAGATGAATTGGAGGAAAAAATGAAGATACAAACTTTTTATTTAGGAAGTTTAATGACAAATTGTTATTTAGTATGGAATGATAAAAATGAAGCATATCTTTTTGATTGTGGTGGAGAAAATATAGGAAGAGTAGAAACTTTTATAAAAACTCATGGACTTACTTTAAAATATATGGTATTAACTCATGGACATGGAGATCATATAGCAGGTCTTAATAGAGTAAAGGAGTTATATCCAGAAGTAACTGTATACATAGGAAAAGAGGAAGAAAGTTTTTTAACTGAGCAAGAATTAAATCTTATGAAGTACATCAATGGAATAGGATTTACTTATGATGGAGATTATGTAACAGTAAAAGAGGGAGATATGGTAGGGGAGTTTAAAGTTTTAGATACTCCAGGTCATACAATAGGATCTAAGTGCTTCTACAATCCAGAAAGTAAGATATTGATATCTGGAGATACAATGTTTAAAAGAAGTTTTGGAAGATATGACTTACCTACAAGTGATGGAACAATGTTATTTAATAGTTTGAGAAAACTTTGTACAGAGCTACCAGAGGATACAAAGGTATATAGTGGACATAGTGAAGTTACAACTATTGGAGAAGAAAAGGCATTTTTAACTATGCAAGGAATGATATAAGAGGTGAAAATATGGAAAAGATATATGATGTAATAATAGTAGGAGGAGGACCAGCAGGACTTACAGCTGGATTATATACAGGAAGAGCAAAATTATCTACATTGGTAATAGAAAAAGCTGGAATGGGAAGTTTATATATGGCTCATAAGATAGATAACTATCCAGGATTTCCAGAGGGATTAACAGGAACAGAGTTAAATAATCTTATGAAAGAACAAGCTAAAAAATTTGGAGCTGAGTTTGTAGAGGGAACACTTTTAGGATTTGATCCATATGAAGAGGTAAAAATAGTAAAAACTGATGCTGGAAATTTTAAAGGAAAAAATATAATTGTTGCTACTGGAACAGGAAAAAGTTTTGTTAAAAAGATTAAAGGAGAGAAAGAGTTACTAGGTAAAGGTGTTTCTTACTGTGCTACTTGTGATGGAGCATTTACAAAGTTTATGACTGTATCTCTTATAGGACAGGGAGAGGAGTTAGCAGAGGAAGCTCTATTTTTAACAAAGTTTTCTAAACATATAAGAGTTATGGTAACAGAAGATGAGTTTAAATGTAGTAAAGAGAGTTATGAAGCTCTTACTTCTTCTGAAAAAGTGGAGATAATCACAGGAGTAAAACTTCTTGAGATAAGAGGAAAAGAGTATGTAGAGGAGTTATTAGTAGAAGAAAAGGGAGAGGAAAAGACTTATAAATCTGACTTTGCTTTCCTATATCTTGGAACAAAAAATAATACAGAGATGTATGGAGAGTTTGCAAAATTAGATAAAGAGGGATATATAATAACTGGAGCAGATATGAAAATGAATGTAGAGGGAATGTATGCTGCAGGGGATATTAGAAGTGGAGTTGTAAGACAGGTTACAGTGGCAGCTGCAGAGGGAACAGTAGCTGCTCTTGAGGTAATAAAGAGAGTTTTAAAGAAATAATATCAATTTAAAGAAGGAAATTTAAGATTTTTCTCGAAGATATAAATATAGCACACTTGGACTTTATTACTCAAAGGAGTTGATTCATATGAGAAAGATTTTTGTGTTAGATACTAATATTCTTATCCACGACCCTAAGTGTATCTATAATTTTAGAGGAAATGATGTTATTCTCCCTATATATGTAGTAGAGGAAATTGACAAATTAAAAAGAAATCAAAATACTGCTATACAGGCAAGAATGGCTTCAAGAGTCTTAGATGAGATAAGAAATAAAGGAAGTTTAGCTAAAGGTGTAGAACTTCCACAAGATATTTTTTTCAAAGTAGAGATAAAAAATGATAGAAGTCTATTACCAGCTAATCTAAGTAAAGATGTAATGGATAACAATATTATCTCTGTAACATTGGGAATAAAAAAAGAGAATCCAGACAGAAGAGTAATAATAGTAACTAAAGATATAAATATGAGGATAAAAGCAGATTCATTAGGGCTTGAAGTAGAGGACTACAACACTGATAGAGTAGAGTATAACGAGTTATATGATGGATTTTTTGAAGTAGATGTAGATAAAAAGCTCTATGATAAATTTGATAAAGATGGTAAGATAGATTTTACTGATTTAAAAAGAGAGGATATTTTACCAACACCAAACTGTTTTTTCAAATTAAAGTATAAAGATAATATTTTATGTGGTAGATATATAGAGGGAAAAATCAAAAAATTTATTCTAGGAGATGGACAAGCTTGGGGGCTTAGAGCTAGAAATGATGAGCAGAGATTTGCTATGGAACTGCTTATGGACGACAGTGTAAAAGTAGTTACATTGGTAGGAGGAGCAGGAACTGGTAAGACACTTCTAGCTATTGCTGCTGGACTAGAGCTTGTAGTAGAGAAAAAAAGATATAAAAAGATTTTAATAGCTAGACCTATTATACCTATGGGAAAAGACTTGGGATACCTTCCAGGAAGTGAAAAAGAGAAGTTAAAACCGTGGATGCAACCGATTTTTGACAATATAGATTTCTTGAGTGAAGCTAAAGAGGATAGGGCTGGAGAAAAGGTAGTAGAGGGATTAGAGTCTATGGGTATGATGAAGATAGAGCCACTTACATATATAAGAGGTAGAAGTATACCTAAGGGATTAATTATCATAGATGAGGCTCAAAACTTGACACCATTGGAGATAAAAACAATAGTAACTAGAGCTGGGCAAGATACTAAGATAATATTTACAGGAGACCCTCAACAGATAGATAACCCATACCTAGATGCTAATACTAACGGACTTACTTATATGGCTGACAAATTAAAATTTGAAAAGATAGTAGGGCACATCACTTTGAAAAAAGGAGAGAGGTCTGAAATAGCAGAGATAGCTGCAAGATTATTATAGATAAATTATAGCTAAAATAGAAAAATGGATTTCATTGTTATTTTTTATAAAATAATGGGAAGTCCATTTTTATTTTATATTGAAATCAATTATTCTCTATGATACAATATGATGTATAGTAAAAATTAAAAGAGGTAGAAATGAGGAAATTTTCTATTTTAATTCAGTTGAGGTTTATTTATGTATATATGTTTATATATTTAGTTATTGGTTATTTTTATGATAGCTATTTAAAACATATAGGTTTGTATAAATTTATAGAAACATATTTTGGAATAAGTTTCTTTTTCATATTATTTTTGGTGTTGTTAGATTTTTACTCTTATTTTATAAGATGTAGTAGAAAAAAAATGGTGTACAGTACAAGAAAATTTTTCTTCTGTATTTTAGTAATAAGTTGTATATTTCTATATTTTATGTACAACTTAAATATTCCACTGAAAAAAGAGTTAGCAGATGAAAAACTTTTAGCAAAGAGTATAGAGATAATTTTTTATCAGAAAAAATTTGGACTTATACTTACATTTCTTTTTGATATCTTAATAAGCAAATTTTATTTTTTATATCTATATGTAGCTTTTTACTTATTGGCTTTTATCTCATTTTTCTTTATAGGGGCAAAAACTATTAGAAAAATTATTGGAAAAATAATAATGGCTGAAAAGGAAAGAAGAGAGATAAAAAGAAATAGAGAAGCATTAGAAGAGCAAGAGAGAATAATAAAATGGATAGAGGAAAAAGAGAGACAAGCAAGGGAGGAAGAAAAGGATGATATTGGCATCTAAATCTCCAAGGAGAAAAGAGATACTAGAAAATATAGGTTTTAATTTAGTGATAAAAAGTGAAGATATAGAAGAAGTAAGTGATAAGGTAGAGGTTGTAGAAAAGATAAAAGATATTGCTTATAAAAAAGTGGAAGCTGTAGCAAAAAAATATCCAAATGAGTATGTAGTAGGAGCAGATACTATAGTAGAGGTAGATGGAGATATAATAGGAAAACCTAAAGATGAAGAGGAAGCTAAAAAAATATTACAAAGGTTGTCAAATAGAAGTCATAATGTAATAACAGCATTTTCTTTTATAAATAAATCTAAAGATATCTGTATAAAAGATGTGGCTATTACAAAGGTTTACTTTAAAGAGCTATCTTCAGAGATGATAGAATGGTATATAGCTAGTAAAGAGCCTATGGATAAAGCTGGAGCTTATGGGATACAGGATAAAGGTTCAATATTTGTAGAAAAGATAGAGGGGGATTTCTTTACTGTAATGGGATTTCCAATAGAAAGATTTATGGAAAGATTAAATGAATTAGGAATAAAACTAAAAGATATTGAAAGAATATAGTCAGAGGTGAAAAATGAAAAAGATAATTAATAAATTTTTAGGAATATTTTCAGAGGATTTAGGAATAGACTTAGGGACATCAAATACATTGATCTGTGTAAAAAATAAAGGGGTAATCTTAAATGAGCCTTCAGTAGTAGCTTTAAATCTAAAAACAAAAGATGTATTTGAAGTGGGAGAGAGAGCAAAACTTATGCTTGGTAGAACACCTGGAAATATTCAGACAATAAGACCTTTAAAAAATGGAGTTATTGCTGATTATGAAGTTACTGAAAGAATGATAAGAAATTTTTTAAAGAAAGCAAATCCTAAAAAAGGGTTAGCAAGCCCAAGAGTAATAATCTGTGTACCTGCTGGAGTAACTCAAGTAGAAAAGAGAGCTGTTATAGATGTAACTAGAGAAGCAGGAGCAAGAGAAGCGTACTTGATAGAGGAGCCTATGGCAGCAGCTATTGGAATAGGATTAAATATATTTGAACCAGAGGGAAATCTTATCATTGATATAGGAGGAGGAACTTCTGAAA
Above is a window of Fusobacterium mortiferum ATCC 9817 DNA encoding:
- a CDS encoding NAD(P)/FAD-dependent oxidoreductase encodes the protein MEKIYDVIIVGGGPAGLTAGLYTGRAKLSTLVIEKAGMGSLYMAHKIDNYPGFPEGLTGTELNNLMKEQAKKFGAEFVEGTLLGFDPYEEVKIVKTDAGNFKGKNIIVATGTGKSFVKKIKGEKELLGKGVSYCATCDGAFTKFMTVSLIGQGEELAEEALFLTKFSKHIRVMVTEDEFKCSKESYEALTSSEKVEIITGVKLLEIRGKEYVEELLVEEKGEEKTYKSDFAFLYLGTKNNTEMYGEFAKLDKEGYIITGADMKMNVEGMYAAGDIRSGVVRQVTVAAAEGTVAALEVIKRVLKK
- a CDS encoding PhoH family protein, which codes for MRKIFVLDTNILIHDPKCIYNFRGNDVILPIYVVEEIDKLKRNQNTAIQARMASRVLDEIRNKGSLAKGVELPQDIFFKVEIKNDRSLLPANLSKDVMDNNIISVTLGIKKENPDRRVIIVTKDINMRIKADSLGLEVEDYNTDRVEYNELYDGFFEVDVDKKLYDKFDKDGKIDFTDLKREDILPTPNCFFKLKYKDNILCGRYIEGKIKKFILGDGQAWGLRARNDEQRFAMELLMDDSVKVVTLVGGAGTGKTLLAIAAGLELVVEKKRYKKILIARPIIPMGKDLGYLPGSEKEKLKPWMQPIFDNIDFLSEAKEDRAGEKVVEGLESMGMMKIEPLTYIRGRSIPKGLIIIDEAQNLTPLEIKTIVTRAGQDTKIIFTGDPQQIDNPYLDANTNGLTYMADKLKFEKIVGHITLKKGERSEIAEIAARLL
- a CDS encoding Maf family protein — translated: MILASKSPRRKEILENIGFNLVIKSEDIEEVSDKVEVVEKIKDIAYKKVEAVAKKYPNEYVVGADTIVEVDGDIIGKPKDEEEAKKILQRLSNRSHNVITAFSFINKSKDICIKDVAITKVYFKELSSEMIEWYIASKEPMDKAGAYGIQDKGSIFVEKIEGDFFTVMGFPIERFMERLNELGIKLKDIERI
- a CDS encoding MBL fold metallo-hydrolase — protein: MKIQTFYLGSLMTNCYLVWNDKNEAYLFDCGGENIGRVETFIKTHGLTLKYMVLTHGHGDHIAGLNRVKELYPEVTVYIGKEEESFLTEQELNLMKYINGIGFTYDGDYVTVKEGDMVGEFKVLDTPGHTIGSKCFYNPESKILISGDTMFKRSFGRYDLPTSDGTMLFNSLRKLCTELPEDTKVYSGHSEVTTIGEEKAFLTMQGMI